Genomic segment of Microthrixaceae bacterium:
GCCAACTCGACGCGCTTCGAAACCACGGCGTGCCCGGCAATCGGTTGTTGGTGGTGGTCAACCGGGCTCCACGCGGGGCCCGTTACCGATCCGAGCTGACCAGCAGCATCGCGGTCCTGACCGGCAGTGCGGAACGCTCCGACCCTCACGTGGGTCCGGTGTTCCTGACCGATCGCCGATCGATGGAGAACACCCATCGAGACCTGGCCCGCTTTCCGGCTGCATTCACCGGGCCGCTCGCCCACGGAGTCACCGAAGTGCTGGAGCGTGAAGGCCGACGAAACGTCGGAGCCGGCGAGCCAATGGCCATTGTCCCCGGCTCACTCGGGCGCTGGGCCGACGAGGAGGAGGCCAGTTCATGACCACGCCATCCCCCCTTCAAGAGATCGAGCACCTCGTTCAGGAGCGAGCCCGGGACCTGACCCTGGATGCCGACCGAGAACCCGACGTGCTGCGTTCCCTCGTGGTCGACACCGTCGCCCAGTGGTCCGTAGATCACAAGCGTGGCATCAGGCCTTTCGACCTGGCCGACCCGGCCGCAGTGGTGGAACGAGCCGTCCGGAACCTGAGTGGGTACGGACCCCTGGAAGAACTCCTTGCCGACGAGGACGTCTGGGAGATCATGATCAACGCTCCTGCGGAGATCTTCGTCAAACGTCACAGCGGCCCCAGCGGCTACCACCACGAGGTATTCCACGACGACGCCCATGTGGTGCGCACGCTCACCAAGATCTTGAGCGACGCATCGGGCGCCCACCGCAAGCTGGACCCGACCGAGGGTCTCCAAGATGCCCAGCTAGACGACGGCTCCCGTCTGCACATCGTTCATGGAGACATCGGGTTCGGTGGCCATGTCATGGTGAACATCAGACGGTTCACAAACGTCGCCTTCCACGACCTGACCCAGCTCGTCGACCGAGGGATGCTGACCGCCGATGCCGCCCGCTTCCTGGCCGGCTGCGTGCGGGCCAAGTCCTCCATCGTGTTCGCAGGTGCCCCGGGTTCGGGCAAGACCACCATGCTTTCGTGCTGTTGTGCCGAGCTGGACCCGAGCCTGCGGGTGGTGGTGGCCGAAGAGGTGTTCGAGGCCGATATTCCAT
This window contains:
- a CDS encoding CpaF family protein, encoding MTTPSPLQEIEHLVQERARDLTLDADREPDVLRSLVVDTVAQWSVDHKRGIRPFDLADPAAVVERAVRNLSGYGPLEELLADEDVWEIMINAPAEIFVKRHSGPSGYHHEVFHDDAHVVRTLTKILSDASGAHRKLDPTEGLQDAQLDDGSRLHIVHGDIGFGGHVMVNIRRFTNVAFHDLTQLVDRGMLTADAARFLAGCVRAKSSIVFAGAPGSGKTTMLSCCCAELDPSLRVVVAEEVFEADIPLANVAKMQTRPARADRPAVDLRRLVAGFLRMAPDVAIVGEVRDREALPLLLTLSSGVKGFTTIHAGSARQALTRLRFICQLADTELPMSALNTLVSEAVDVVVHCARTPIGPRVMEILAVEDLAGGVEATQFTTTAVFSRATPEDPLMWTGQFPVRLAGLFGQSGTSLHDLCDGWVTASGARA